Genomic DNA from Oncorhynchus tshawytscha isolate Ot180627B linkage group LG04, Otsh_v2.0, whole genome shotgun sequence:
GCACTGTGCTGTTCTGCTCTTGTACTTTTTGATGGTTTGAGTAGAATTTGTGGAAAGTGTAGCCTACTTATTTCTGCTGATTTTTAATTGTTCAAACTGACAATTGAATTTAGGCCTTTATTTTCATACTTAATATTTTCTGCACACCGCACATTTTGCTTAGCGAATCAATTTGATATTGTGCTCTGTGTATCTGTGCATGTTTACAGGATAATCGCCATGTGTGGAGACTATTACATTGGCGGGCGCCGGTTCTCGTCCCTGTCAGACCTGATTGGTTATTACAGCTATGTGTCTtgcctgctgaaaggtgaaaagCTGCTATCACCCGTGGCTCCTCCAGAGGTAAGATTCCATTACGCTCAAGAGTAGAAACGGAGGTAAgacttctcccccccccccctacatactcaatgtacagtgccttcaaagtgttcacaccccttgacttaacATTTAGTAGTTATAGGCtggatttaaaatgtattaaatttagatttttttttttttggggggggtcactggcctacacaacactcaataatgtcaaagtagaattatgtttttagaaatgtttacgtAAATGTCTTGGGTCAATCAGTATTCAACCtcattgttatggcaagcctaaataagttcaggagtaaacatttgcataACTTAAATAAGTTGACTCTGtgtttaacattttatttttgactacctcatctctataccccacccacgcaattatctgtaaggtcgagcaaggaatttcaaacacagatccaaccctaaagaccagggaggtttttcaatgcctcgcaaaaaaagggcacctattggtaaccTAACAGTTGTGGCTACGTCACGTGGTGTATTGTTTTCTCTAatttcttgccctttgtgctgttgtctataaccaataataataatttgtaccacgttttgtgttgctaccatgttgtgttgctaccatgctgggttgttgtcttaggtctctctttatgtagtgttgtctctcttgtcgtgatgtgtttttgtcttatttttaaaaaaatcccGGCCCCTGTCCATGCAGGagaccttttggtaggccatcattgtaaataagaatttgttcttaactcactagCCTAGTTAAAAGGTAAAGATCtggtaaacattttaaaaagcaaacattgaatatccctttgagcatggtgaagttattatttacactttggatgggctatcaatacacccagtcactacaaagatacaagcgtCCTTCCTAAGTCAGTTGCCGGAGAGTTATGAtaccgctcagggattttaccatgaggccaatggtgactttaaaacagagtttaatggctgtgatagaactgaggatggatcaacaatattgtagttactccacaatactaacctaattgacagtgaaaaggaagcctgtacagaataaaaagtattccaaaatatgcatcctgtttgcaacaaagcactaaagtaatactaaaAAAATAAATCCAATTAACATTTCACTCCACTCTGGTAGGCTAGAGACAGGAAAATAACCACATTTATGTGTGGAACCAATTTATACAAATCTTTCCATACAAACATTTTCCTACCAAACTGGGCATGAACTATAAACAGTAGCTTACTGCTAACAAAGGAGCTGTAGAATAATATAGTAGTTCAGTATAATGCTTCTAGAAAGAAATGGCTAAATGCAAAAGGAAAATACAACATTTTAAAATATGGCCAGATTAGACATTGTGCATGTTTTGACAAGTGGGCAGAAATCCACATAGTCATagtgagagaggaaaaaaatctatttcaataaaaaatgttttcaggctgtaacacaacaaaatgtggaacaaggcaagtggtatgaatactttctgaagacactgtatctGGGAGATATCTGTCCCAACTTCCCCTACACCCCAGGCCATATTTCATAACTATCTCGAGAGAGCGAGAAGCCAGGAAAATACTAATgagaggtgtcctggagggtgtcTAGTCGAATACTTTCATTTGGATTGCTAAGGGGAGTGTTTGAAGATTTAAGTGGAAGCATTGGTTAATAGTGCAGTTTTTTAATAGTgtgcttgtgtctgtctgtgcttttGTGTGTAGCCTGTAGAGGACAGGAGGCGAGTGAGAGCCATTCTTCCATACACCAAAGTGCCAGAGACCGATGAGATCAGGTAAAACCTACAAAGACACATTTTATGGAATGTGAGTGCCTTGTTGAAGGAGAGGACTGACAAGCACAATCCGAATAATACAAAAACAGACCTCTCCCTGTCATTTAGCAAGACCTAGCACACTAACAGGTGAGTCTTGCTATTCTTTGTCAGATCATGGGAAACGTCTTTCTGAATCCAAGCCTTAACACAGAGACACTGCTAGCTCAGTTTTAGCTGACTGGATAGAAACATGCAATCTTTCTTTACAGTGGTGTGTAGCTTAAAGGAGACACCTTGTGGTGAATTGGTGCTACTACACccaaacattgctgcagggacttgattccattcagccatgcgcattagtgaggtcgggcactgatattgtgcgattagacctggctcacagtcagcattccaattcatccctaaggtgttcaatggggttgaggtcagggctctgtgtaggccagtcaagtttttccaccgatcttgacaaaccactTCTGTGTGGACCgtactttgtgcacggggggcatagtcatgctaaaacaggaaagagccttccctaaactgttgccacaaagttggaagcacagaaatgtctagaatgtcattgtatgctgttgctttaagatttcccttcactggaacaaagagACCTAGCCCGACCCATGAGAAATagccaccaaactttatagttggcaccatgcatttgggcaggtagttcTCCTGGCatgcgccaaacccagatttgtctgtctaccaggtggtgaagcgtgattcatcactccagagaacgtgtttccactgctccaatggcggcaagctttacaccactccagccgacaggGTGTGTgctggcattgcgcatggtgatattaggcttgtgttcagctgctcggccatgggaacccatttcatgaagctctcgacgaacagttcttgtgctgacgttgcttgcaGATGCTTCAGCACtcgctctgtgagcttgtgtggcctaccacttcgcggctgagccgttgttgctcctagatgtttccatttcacaataacagcacctacagttgaccgaggaagctctagcagggcagaaatttgacaaactgacttgttggaaaggtgggatctaatgacggtgccatgttgaaagtctgaGTTCTTCAGTCATTCTAcagtcaatgtttgtctatagagattgcatggatgtgtgctcgattttatacacctgacaggtgtgactgaaatagttGAATAcactaatttaaaggggtgtccacaaacTAGTTCAGTCGGCGATTAGCTGTAAAGCCTCAAGGAACCCACACAGCCTTTAGATCTCTTAACTAAATAGACAATCATTATTGAGGAAAACAGTGTTATTTTTTGTGTAAATGGAGACGCAAGTGTAAGTACATGTGTAGCAAAACAttgacctgttcctcctctcctgtccgtCAGCTTCCTGAAAGGGGACATGTTTATCGTTCACAATGAACTGGATGACGGCTGGATGTGGGTGACCAAcgtgaggacagaggagcagggCCTCATTGTAGAGGATCtagtggaggaggtggtgagTTAAAGATCAGTGCTCTGCACAGGCTTAAGATCAGCTCTAACCAGACACCATTCATTGTGCCCCAAACTGTACACTATGTTCTGCACTACTAAAGTAAATATGGTACCATTTGGGAAACTGTTGTGGTTTGCCATTTGAAAACGCCTTCAaccttttttttaaacgttacattttttttttttttacccaggtGGCAATGGTAGCCGTTTTATAAGTATTTTCTGTCTTTTAAATTTGTCTCTACTGCTTCACTGATTGGTTGAACTAACATTGTTCTTGTTTTCAGGGACGGGAGGAGGACCCACATGAGGGCAAAGTGTAAGTTTATTTTTATTCTCCTAGGTGGCCATGCTATccaaaccccccccacacacacacacacagagaacatcaACTCAATAGGCGAGCTTCATTTGTTAAAATGGCTCATAGGCTGTCTAAAAATATCTTTGGAAGTTCATTATATCCCCACCTTCTGGCTGCCTCTGCACGCAACCCATGGTTAGAATATCTTCTATCCAACATATGTTTCCTGTTGTGAAGGGGAGTGTGGTGTATACGAGAGGTCGGCCGattttaatcggaatggccgattttaattagggccgatttcaagttttcataacaatcggaaatcggtatttttgagCACCGATTtggcagatttaaaaaaaaaaaaaaacattatttatttaactaggcaagtcagttaagaacacattcttattttcaatgactgcctaggaatggtgggttaactgcctcgttcaggggcagaatgacagattttcaccttgtcagctcggggaatccaATCtggcaaccttacagttaactagtccaacgctataacgacctgcctctctctcgttgcactccacaagaagactgcctgttacgcgaatgcagtaagccaaggtaagttgctagctagcattaaacttatcttatgaaaacaatcaatcaatcataatcactagttaactgcacatggttgatgatagtaatagatattatctagcgtgtcctgcgttgcatataatctgactgagcatagaAGTATctaactgagcggtggtaggcagaagcaggcatgtaaacattcattcaaacagcactttctttgtgttttgccagcagctctttgttgtgcgtcaagcattgcgctgtttatgacttcaagcctatcaactcccgagatgaggctggtgtaaccgaagtgaaatggctagctagttagcgcatggtacaaatggtatagagggaaatagtcctataattcctattataactacaacctaaaacttcttacttgggaatattgaagactcattttaaaaggaaccaccagctttcatatgttctcatgttctgagcaaggaacttaaacgttagctttcttacatggcacatattgcacttctactttcttctccaacactttgtttttatttaaaccaaattgaacatgtttcattatttatgaggctaaattgattttattgatgtattatatgaagttaaaataagtgttaattcagtattgttgtaattatcatTATTGCAAATCAGAAATCGGCCAATATTTAATCGGTATcgacttttttggtcctccaataatctgtatcagtgttgaaaaatcataatcggtcgacctctagtgtataCAGCATACGTCGTTAGTGACATTGACATAGTCCATGTTTGCATCCATGCGGCTCAGTGAAGTCTATGACGTAGTTTGTGACTCTGATACAAACACAATCCGGCTGTATATCTAGGTGTGTTTATTTTGTTTGCCAGCCTCCCGAAGACGGACTGTAGAATGTgaaaaatacatttcacaaatcaagcatcaatttatttattttttcagttAATTAATTCAGACTAAATTTGCTTTCTGATGTCACAATTGACCAAGTCCAACAGGATCTATCAAGTTGTGATTCATCATCCTAGACTGATCCGACCCTTCTGAAACCCCTCACTGCCCCTTTTTAACCCAGCACATATTGATCTGTCAGTTTTCtttccctctacactctccaatGGTCCATCCTGTCTTTAGCTGGTATCACGGCAAGATCAGCAAACAGGAGGCCTATAACCTTCTGATGACAGGTACCACTATACTTATTACATGATCCTCACTATAGCCTTCTGATGATGGGTATACTCTCTCTGCACAGTGGGGGTTACATTCCCATTTCTATGTGCTCTTGTTATCAACAAAATGTTCTGTTGCCGAAATATATGTTCCGATAATGTATTGGTAGTAAAACATCAATACTAAACATGTTAATGCCAACAATATCAGTgagtttctctcgctctctttcattTAGTTGGTCAAGTGTGCAGCTTCCTGGTCCGGCCGTCAGACAACACACCCGGGGATTACTCACTGTTTTTTCGCACTAATGAGAACATCCAAAGGTTTAAGATATGCCCCACCCCCAACAATCAGTACATGATGGGGGggaggtactataacaggtatgTGTGATGGGGGCTCATACTGTCTCCCAGTGCAGTAAACATCAACCATGAGGGAGGCATTCAATAGAATCAGAAAATAACTGGTTAGGAAAACCCTGTGGCCTTACCTATAATTGTATAAATATGTTGTGATATCCAGGTTTACAGTCCCACATAGAAATGTAGCTTATACAGAAAGTACTAAATACTATTAAGTCTGAAGCGTTATGATGGTCACTGCTGGTCAGTAGAAATAACTGCTGTGctcagtctcttctctctctatctctctctctctttgacagtGTTGATGACATTGTGGACCATTATAAGAAGGAGCAGATTGTAGAGGGCTACAACCTGAAAGATGCTGTTTCAGTGCAGGTAAGCCTGAGTTCAGAGACCTCCATAGTTATGCGACCCCTATCATATCACTTTGAGAAGGCAATAGATTTACATGTATTTCATTTAATTGTGCTGTTTTATTGACATTCATGTTTGTATTTCAGCACCAGGAACAAGTGCTCTCAGATTTGGTGGACGGCAAGGAGATCTATAACACTATCAGACGGAAAACGAAAGATGCGTTCTACAAAAACATTGTCAAGAAAGGCTACCTCCTATTCAAcaaaggtacagttgaagtcggaagtttacatacttaggttgtagtcattaactcgtttttcaaccactccacaaatttcttcttaacaaactatagttttgggaagtcggttagggcatctactttgtgcatgacacaagtaatttacagattattttacttataattcactgtatcacaattccagtgggtcagaagtttgcatgcgctaagtcaaatcaaagtttatttgtcacgaaTACCGAAtacaacattgaaatgcttacttacaggctctaaccaatagtgcaaaaaaggtattaggtgaacaatgggtaagtaaagaaataaaacaacagtaaaaagacaggctataaaagtagcgaggctacatacagacaccggttagtatGGCTGATTTGAATATGTACATTTAGtaatggttaaagtgactatgcatatgtgatgaacagagagtagcagtagcgtaaaagagggggtggtgactgacgggacacaatgcagatagccgggttagccaatgtgcgggagcactggttggtctgccaaattgaggtagtatgtacatgaatgtatagttaaagtgactatgcatatatgataaacagagtagcagcagcgtaaagaggggtttgggggacacacacattgcaaatagtccgggtagccatttgattacctgttcaggagtcttatggcttgggggtaaaaactgttgagaagcctttttgtcctagacttggcactctggtactgcttgccatgcggtagtagagcgaacagtctatggctggggtctttgaccatttttagggccttcccctgacactgcctggtgtagaggtcctggatggcaggcagcttagccccagtgatgtactgggccgtacgcactaccctctgtcgtgccttgccgatggaggctgagcaattgccgtactaGGCATTGATGCAACCatgctgtgcttttaaacagcttggaaaattccagaaaattatgtcatggctttagaagcttctgatgggctaattgacatcaattggaggtgtacctgtggatgtatttcaaggcctaccttcaaactccgtgcctctttgcttgacatcatgggaatatctaaagaaatcagccaagacctcagaaaaacaattgtagacctccaagtctggttcatccttgggggcaatttccaaacacctgaagatgACCACGTTTATctgtgcgtactattgtttaaacaccatgggaccacgcagccgtcataccgctcaggaaggagaggcgttctgtctcccagagatgaacgtactttggtgcgaaaagtgcaaatcaatcccagaacaacagcaaaggaccttgtgaagatgctggaggaaacagatacaaatatatctatatccacagtaaaacgagtcctgtatcgacaacctgaaaggccgctcagcaaggaagaagccactgccccaaaaccgccataaaaaagccagactacgttttgcaactgcacatggggacaaagatcgtactttttggagaaatatcctctggtctgatgaaacaacttgcaagccaaagaacaccatcccaaccgtgaagcacaggggtggcagcatcatgttgtgggggtgtttttaaTGCTGGAGGgaccggtgcacttcacaaaatagatggcgtcatgaggaagaaaaattatgtggatattattgaagcaacatctcaagacatcagtcaggaagttaaagcttggtcgcaaatgggtcttccaaatgaacaatgaccccaagcatacttccagagtggcaaaatggcttaacgacaacaaagtcaaggtatcgaagtagccatcacaaagccctgacctcaatcctatagaaaaagcgtgtgtgagcaaggaggcatacGAACCTGACTGAGTTACGTCAGGAGGacggggccaaaattcacccaacttattgtgggaagcttgtggaaggctacctgaagtgtttgacccaagttaaacaatgtaaaggcaatgctaccaaatactaattgagtgcatgttaacttttgacccactgagaatgtgatgaaagaaataaaagctgaaataaatcactctactattattctgacatttcacattcttaaaatgaagtggtaaTCCTAAAacggggcatttttactaggattaaacgtcagaaattgtgaaactgagtttaaatgtgtttgtctaagttgtatgtaaacttccaacttcaccTGTAAGTAGCCTTGTATGAGCCTTTGCTTGCAAACTGGAACGGGTCATAGAACAGGAGCCTGTTTCTAAaacgtgaggcagcttgatgtacaagtataCCCCCTGGACAAGAcgctagtctatcgcagggccttacccccaatctATCTCCTTTATGCTGAGTGTCACGTAGAGACTCATCAGGTCCCGTTTTTTTGGTATGACTCAGCTcacaaccttccaatctcagggcagACACTCTAACcgcaaggccactgagttggtaaCAAAGGTACCAATTTGTTTTTACTCTTGATTTTTCTACAGAGAATGGAACCTCAAATGTCTGCAAATGTAATCTAGACCGTAGCCTGTTTCCATTATTCTTACTTCTCCCTGAAGTGGTCACTGGTATACCACCCCCCCCATATTTAAAAGGAAAGGACTAGTGTGTTAAATATGGTGTAAACTCCTCCATAAACTTGAGGGAGTGAAGAAGTGCAGGCAGATGAGAGAGAATTTGGAAATTGACCTGACGTCTTCTCCTATCCTCCCTAAACCTATCACCATCTCCAGGCAAAGGTAAGCGGTGGAAGAACCTCTACTTCATCCTGGAGGGGAACGACGCCCAGCTCATCTACtttgagagtgagaagagagccACCAAACCCAAAGGTCTGATTGACCTGAGTGTGTGTTCCGTGTACGGTGTGCACGACAGTCTGTTTGGCAGGTGAGACGCACGTTGATCTGAGTGGACATTGACAAGAACGAATCATTGCAAAATAACAATAGCTACTTTACggagggaaaatgtacttactacAACTGATATTATGTGGTTGTCTcagctagctatcttaagatgaatgcattaaTTGTAATTCACTCTGGATGAGagcaaaatgtcaaatgtattttttattttatttttgttgccGTGTTGTGCTGAGTTTTGTACTTAGTTCTCCGCAGTCTGAATTTGATCAATTCTGAGTTTGATCAATTGGATACATTCAATTGGGCACGTACTTGTTCAGTAATACCTGGCTGTCCTGTTTGCAGACCAAACTGTTTCCAAGTTGTGGTCCAGCACTTTAGCGAGGAACAGTACATATTCTACTTCGCTGGCGAGACTCCTGAACAGGCACAGGTTTGTACCGATCcctctttgtttgtctgtctggatGTTCTGTCCCAATCACACCTTTCTGTAGTATTACAGTGTTCTTTCCTCTCTGTAGGACTGGATGAAATGTCTGCACACGTTCTGCAGTAACCTTAGGAAACCCACCCAGCCCACTCCCAACAAGAGGCTCCGACAGGTACAAACACTGGCAATTCCAGTCAAATGCTGTTTGCATTGTGCATTTCAGAAAATGCATTTGCCACATGTATGCATAGTAAATCAAACACATTTGTTTGATATGGCAATACAGTATTGAATCTTGAAATGCAAGTTGGGCCTCAACTTCCCAAAGAACAAACCCTATGCATCAatcatctttttttttaaagattgttTACCAATATGTTCATTTACCAATATGTTCATTTGATATTATGCCATTATCCAAAGTGGCTTGTATGTGACCCAATGCGAGATTCAAACCCGCTACTGTGGTGTTCCATGCACCTTACTCCAGCCAGCTGAGGCATCAGAAACCCGACTGTCTGtcgtcctggtgtgtgtgtgtcccatcagGTGAGCAGCCTGGTCCTTTATGTGGAGGAGGCCCACAAGCTGCCTGTGAAGCACTTCACCAACCCCTACTGCAACATCTACCTGAACAATGTGCAGGTGGCCAAGACCCACCCCCGAGAGGGCCAGAACCCCGTCTTCACAGAAGAGTTCATCTTTGAGTCAGTCCCAATTACAACTCCATtcaaattaaattttatttgtcacatacacatggttagcagatgttaatgcgagtgtagcgaaatgcttgtgcttctagttccgacaatgcagtaataaccaacgagtaatctagctcacaattccaaaactactaccttatacacacacaagtgtaaagggataaagaatatgtacataaagatatatgaatgagtgatggtacagagcggcataggcaagatgcagtagatggtacattCAATGGCAATTTAGTGTGAAATGGACATTTTGTATTTGGCTTCCATATACTTTCACTTATACCATAACTTCTCACTGCACTTAGTAATATGTCCATAATATTGCATTGATACAATGATTAGCTATCATGTTTGGGTTCTTTACATTGACTGACATTTTTTGTATTCCCCTCAGTGACTTGTCAAGTGAAATCAACAGGTTTGAAATCAGCCTGAGCAATAAGACAAAGAAGAGCAAAGAAAGTGACATCTGTGAGTCACCGTACTACTTGGACTAGCCATGTCAAACCCTCTCCTTTTATAATCCCATTCCATATCGATATGAGAAATGACTTGCGGCAGTGTGTTAGTGCCCCTGTGTTCCACTcaatcttcatctctctctccctctgcctcagtGTTCATGCGTTGCCAGCTGAGCCGCCTACAGAAGGGCCAGATGATAGACGAGTGGTTCCCTCTGAGCTCCCACGTGCCTCTGAAGGGCATCGAGCCAGGCTCTCTGAGAGTCCGAGCCCGCTACTCCATGGAGAAAATCATGCCTGAGGAGGAGTATAGCGAGTTCAAAGAGGTCAGACATACCCTACTAATGAGGATAATTCATGATTTCATCAATGTAGGATtaagtcaaatcaaagtttattggtcgtgtacacagttttgcagatgttatcgcaggtgcagcaaaagGCTTGTTTCCATCTCCAACAAAGGTATAATGACCAGCACACACTCAGTGAGACATCAAAAACAAGGATTTGCAGTTACCTGGTTACACAACCCTGCTGCCTTAtctacatagacttggaatcactggccactttaataatggaacactagtccctataataatgtttacatactgctttactcatctcatatgtactgtattctattctactttgTTAGTCAATGTCACTCTGATATTGCTCaagctaatatttatatatttcttaattccattcttttacttagatttgtgtgtttttCAAATtcttagatactactgcactgttggagctagaaacaccagcatttcactacacctgaaataacatctgctaaatatgtgtatgtgaccaatacaatttgatttaatacaCATACTCAGTGAGACATCCAAAACAAGGATCAGCAGTTGGTGACATAGTGTATTGTGATGTGCAGAGTACGTGTCCTTGAAAAAGATAAGTGGAAAATGATCGCCCACTTGTTTTTACATCGTGTCACTGACCCTAGTCTGTCcttcggtctgtctgtctgtgtccctcaGCTGATCCTGCTGAAGGAGTTCCATGTGATCTATGCTCTGGCCCATGTGTGTGGGCAGGACCGTACCCTGCTGGCCAGCATCCTGCTGCGCATCTTCAGACACGAGAAGACAGAGGCCCCCTTACTCAGGACACTCAACGACCGAGAGATCAACATGGAGGGTATTGAGATGAATATTTACAGATATTCTATTGTTCTTGTGACATCATGCTATTTTAGTAACATAGCATTTCCCTTTGGCTGGGTCTTTATCATCCTGAAGTATCTCCATTTGTAGATGCTTGGAGGCAGATTGTGTTAGTATGATTTCAACATGAAAGCaatgacagacaaacacaccGTTGGCTGACGAGAAGTCCCCTCTCTCTGACGTTTCCCAGACGAGGCGACAACCCTGTTCCGAGCGACCACTCTGGCCAGCACGCTGATGGAGCAGTACATGAAGGCCACGGCCACACCCTTTGTCCACCACGCCCTCAAAGATACAATCCTCAAGATCATGGAGAGCAAGCAGTCCTGCGAGGTAAACACACACTTTCTATTTATGCAGAAAGGCTTTTCACACTTAGAGGTAGCCTTGTTTTTGTTTAGCCCAAGCTCTATCTACTGTATATGTTTTGGCTTGTAAAATAGTTTCGGCAACATCTGTAAAGTTACGTTAGTCACAACTCTTTCAGCTGAGAAGTGTGTGGGCTCCAACCCAGCTATTTATTCATGTTATCTCCTGAG
This window encodes:
- the LOC112247269 gene encoding ras GTPase-activating protein 1 isoform X2 — translated: MIAAEVSSEDTGSVSTGVAGGGGPETAHFPFYPNQTRVRVTDFGQRSAPNSRYQSNTSPDALPDMSMIYPVSGGDITGPVLSATGNGGGGHAICQGTSSGTIGGVCYSPTSEGPGSRISPTSAGPDGPSVFPPLPPPPLLPTGYGGLSTVDESEMQDGPEYEEEEVVFPLSAPPTNQWYHGKLDRTIAEERLRQAKTPGSYLIRESDRRPGSFVLSFLSLTSVVNHFRIIAMCGDYYIGGRRFSSLSDLIGYYSYVSCLLKGEKLLSPVAPPEPVEDRRRVRAILPYTKVPETDEISFLKGDMFIVHNELDDGWMWVTNVRTEEQGLIVEDLVEEVGREEDPHEGKVWYHGKISKQEAYNLLMTVGQVCSFLVRPSDNTPGDYSLFFRTNENIQRFKICPTPNNQYMMGGRYYNSVDDIVDHYKKEQIVEGYNLKDAVSVQHQEQVLSDLVDGKEIYNTIRRKTKDAFYKNIVKKGYLLFNKGKGKRWKNLYFILEGNDAQLIYFESEKRATKPKGLIDLSVCSVYGVHDSLFGRPNCFQVVVQHFSEEQYIFYFAGETPEQAQDWMKCLHTFCSNLRKPTQPTPNKRLRQVSSLVLYVEEAHKLPVKHFTNPYCNIYLNNVQVAKTHPREGQNPVFTEEFIFDDLSSEINRFEISLSNKTKKSKESDILFMRCQLSRLQKGQMIDEWFPLSSHVPLKGIEPGSLRVRARYSMEKIMPEEEYSEFKELILLKEFHVIYALAHVCGQDRTLLASILLRIFRHEKTEAPLLRTLNDREINMEDEATTLFRATTLASTLMEQYMKATATPFVHHALKDTILKIMESKQSCELNPSKLEKNEDVHLNLAHLLLILSELVEKIFMAAEILPPVNRLSSVIDDEVPIDDGCQSLSTPDDIVHRPNPNKTLRYIYGCLQKSVQQKWPNTTMRTRVVSGFVFLRLICPAILNPRMFNIITDPPSATAGRTLTLVAKSVQNLANLVEFGAKEPYMEGVNPFIKNNKHRMIMFLDELGVGYLFSFPLDIIGTLRMSLTSLKLQSTLGQTCPVTLLPCMRSVSRTQTTSAP
- the LOC112247269 gene encoding ras GTPase-activating protein 1 isoform X1, which encodes MIAAEVSSEDTGSVSTGVAGGGGPETAHFPFYPNQTRVRVTDFGQRSAPNSRYQSNTSPDALPDMSMIYPVSGGDITGPVLSATGNGGGGHAICQGTSSGTIGGVCYSPTSEGPGSRISPTSAGPDGPSVFPPLPPPPLLPTGYGGLSTVDESEMQDGPEYEEEEVVFPLSAPPTNQWYHGKLDRTIAEERLRQAKTPGSYLIRESDRRPGSFVLSFLSLTSVVNHFRIIAMCGDYYIGGRRFSSLSDLIGYYSYVSCLLKGEKLLSPVAPPEPVEDRRRVRAILPYTKVPETDEISFLKGDMFIVHNELDDGWMWVTNVRTEEQGLIVEDLVEEVGREEDPHEGKVWYHGKISKQEAYNLLMTVGQVCSFLVRPSDNTPGDYSLFFRTNENIQRFKICPTPNNQYMMGGRYYNSVDDIVDHYKKEQIVEGYNLKDAVSVQHQEQVLSDLVDGKEIYNTIRRKTKDAFYKNIVKKGYLLFNKGKGKRWKNLYFILEGNDAQLIYFESEKRATKPKGLIDLSVCSVYGVHDSLFGRPNCFQVVVQHFSEEQYIFYFAGETPEQAQDWMKCLHTFCSNLRKPTQPTPNKRLRQVSSLVLYVEEAHKLPVKHFTNPYCNIYLNNVQVAKTHPREGQNPVFTEEFIFDDLSSEINRFEISLSNKTKKSKESDILFMRCQLSRLQKGQMIDEWFPLSSHVPLKGIEPGSLRVRARYSMEKIMPEEEYSEFKELILLKEFHVIYALAHVCGQDRTLLASILLRIFRHEKTEAPLLRTLNDREINMEDEATTLFRATTLASTLMEQYMKATATPFVHHALKDTILKIMESKQSCELNPSKLEKNEDVHLNLAHLLLILSELVEKIFMAAEILPPVNRLSSVIDDEVPIDDGCQSLSTPDDIVHRPNPNKTLRYIYGCLQKSVQQKWPNTTMRTRVVSGFVFLRLICPAILNPRMFNIITDPPSATAGRTLTLVAKSVQNLANLVEFGAKEPYMEGVNPFIKNNKHRMIMFLDELGNVPDLPEATEHFRTDLSRDLAALHEICVSHSDDLRTLSNERGAQQHVLKKLLAITELLQQKQDHYAMSNSNR